The genomic region AATAAAAGAATCATCATGAGCGCCTAATTCTGTAATTACGTATACTTCTATACATGATTAAATTTGGTTGTGCAACATTTGAAAGCTTCCTCAACTTTCAATTCTATATAAACTATcagaaataaaaatacaaaatttattaGTCCCAAAGCATCACATATTTAACAGTGTACAGAGTTATTTTTTAAAGCAACCTCATAGATAAGCTGGCTATCATCACGTGAAAGCGTGAAAGCCAATGTCTATTGCCAACAGATTTTAACCTTATATTATTACCATAATACCATGATTGATATGCAGATTCATACTCCTTAGTTTTATATAATTCCCACAAAGAATAGTGTCCATTGGTCACAGTGAAACCACAATGTGTTAATGCAGAGCCAGCTAAGCACTCCACTGATACCGAATTTTTTATAGTTACCTTGGAGACTGATACCACGTGATATCATGTAGGACACCTTCTTTGAAAACTTGATTAAGAAAACCCCTCAATTGAGTTCACTACACCCTGCAACCATTGTTCTCTTACCTTTCTCTGCAAATCCATTCACTTTTCTGTTGTTGTTGAGATCAAATCATGGCTGGTGCACTTGTTGGTGGAGCTTTTCTTTCTGGCTTCATTAACGTTGTCTTTGACCGGTTCCTTACAATGGATGCTGTCAACTTGGTCTTGGGCAAGAAACTTGGCCCTGACTTGGTTCAAAGGCTGAAGACTGCTCTGTTGGGTGCTGAAGGACTTGTTGCTGATGCTGAGATGAAGCAGTTCGGTAATCCATCTGTGAGGAAGTGGCTCGATAATCTCCGAGATGCTGTTTACTGTGCCGAGGACTTGCTCGACACTGTCCTCACCAAAGTCGCCACTCGAAAGGAGGAAAGTTCTTCCTGGTCCCTTAGCTTCTTCATCAACCGAGATAGAGACGACATGGTAGACAAGATGGAAGGGGTGGTTAGAAGAATTGAGGATCTTGGAAGACAAAAAGATTTCCTTGGTCTTGAAAAGATTCCCACTGGTAGCTCATCATGGAGGACTCCGTCCACTTCTCTTGTGAGAGGGAATGTGTATGGAAGGGAGGATGACCAGAAGGCCTTAGTCCAAATGCTGAATGACAACAATGAGTATCACTTGTCTGTGATTGCTATTGTTGGCATAGGTGGGGTTGGTAAAACAACTTTAGCCCAATGGCTGTACAACAATGCAGAGTTGATGGAGGGATTTGATCTGAAAGCATGGGTTTGTGTTTCGGAGAAGTTTGAAGTTGTTGAGACTACAAGGAATGTCATAAAGCAGATCCATGGAGGTACTTGTAGTCTCGATGATTTCAATTCACTTCACAATGCTTTGAAAGAAGAATTGTCCAATAAGAAGTTCTTTATTGTTCTTGATGATGTTTGGAGTGATGATGGTGACAAATGGAGTAATTTTATGACCCCTTTCCAACAAAATGGGAATAAGGGAAGTATTGTTCTTCTGACTACTCGGGAGGAAAATGTTGCTTCCGCAGTTCAAAATTGTCGGCCTTATTTTCTCAAGAAGTTGTCGGAGGACTATTGTTGGTCAGTGTTTGCAGAAAATGCATCTTTTCCACAATCAAATGGGAGAGCAGCACTTGAAGAAATAGGCCGAAAGATTGTCAAGAAGTGTGATGGCTTGCCATTAGCTGCAGAAACACTTGGTCGCTTGTTACGTACAAAACATGATGTTGAGGAATGGAACAAGATACTAATGAGTGATATTTGGGGATTTTCTGTGGAGAAGAGTAAGATTATTCCAGCATTACTGATAAGTTACCTCCATCTTCCCCCATATTTAAAGCGTTGTTTTGTCTATTGTGCTTTATATCCCAAGGATTATGAATTTGGAACAGATGAATTAATCCTTTTGTGGATGACAGAAGATCTTTTACCACCACCAAAGAGAGGAGAGAGTTTAGAAGAAGTTGGTTGTGAGTGTTTTGATGAACTAACTTCTAGATTATTTTTCACCAAGAGTGAACTCTTTGATGAGTATTTTGTGATGCATGATCTGTTGCATGACTTAGCAATATTCCTTGCTGGAGATTTCTATTGCAACTCAGAAGAATTTGGTAAAGAGGAGATAAAGATTCACACCCGGCATTTGTTTGTAAATTTAAGTCATTGTAGCTCAAAACTTTATAATTCTATTTCTAAAGTAGAATCTTTGAGAACATTATTATTGTTTGGCGATTTCTCATCTCCCAACTTTAACATTGAAGCAGCAACATGTGAGATATTATCAAAGTGTAAATACTTGAGAGTTTTATCCTTTAGAAAACTTGATGAGGTGCCTAATTTAATAGGAGAATTGATCCATCTGCGCTACTTAGATCTCTCTTGGACTGATATTAAGACATTGCCAGAGTCTTTGTGCAACTTGTGTAACTTGCAAACATTGATGTTGTATGCTTGTTCTAAGCTAACTACACTTCCTAGTGGTTTGCATAATCTTGTGAGTTTGCGGCATCTTGATATTAGAAATACCTCTTTAGAAGAAATGCCCAGAAAAATGAGCAAATTGAATCAGTTGCACGTTTTAAGTTCCTTTGTCGTTGGCAAACACGAAGACAATGGAATCGAGGAGTTAGGAGGGCTGGTAAATCTTCATGGATCCGTTGAGATTAAGAAGTTGGAGAATATTGTTGATGTGAATGAAGCAAAGAGGGCAAAGATAATGGATATGAAGCACATTGATGAATTATGTTTGCAATGGTCTTCAGGTGATGATTTGGTTTTAAGTACACAAAAAGAAAGAGACATCCTCGATAACTTGCAACCGCAGAATGGGTTGAAAGAGTTGGAAATCAAGGGATACAAGGGTACAATATTTCCAGATTGGTTGGGGAACTGTTCCTACGAAAACATGACACGTGTATCTCTAAAGTCTTGCAAGAATTGCTGCATGCTGCCTTCACTTGGACAGCTGCCATCTCTTAAGTCCCTAAGCATTGAAGGTTTGGATCAGCTGAGGAGTATTGGCGAGGAGTTTTACAAGAATGAAGGAGCTCATCATTCTTCGCGTATTGCACCATTTCCCTCACTTGAGAGTTTGGAGTTTGATAACATGGCATGTTGGGAGGTGTGGCACGTATCTGAGTCAGAAAATTTTCCTCAACTTAGGAAGCTTGAAATAACAAATTGTCGAATGTTGAAGGAAGGGATGCGTAATGAGGTATTCTTCAGAATAATTTCTTCTTTGTCGGATGTTTCCAAAGTTCGCAAACTACGTATAGGCAATGATGTTATAGAACGGCACAACGACGCCATGTATCTTGATGGGGATAGTTTATCAATTAGGGGAAGCGAATCTGTGGAGGAGTCTGCATTGAAGGCAATGATCAGCATCAACCATCTACGTTGCCTCCATGAAATACACATCTTGAACTGTAGAATACTAGAATTCCCCCAGCTACAGCAGCACAAGTATGATTTGGTAGAGCTAAAAATACAAGACAGCTGTGATTCACTGACCTCCTTGTGGTTGGATGTCTTTCCCAATCTCAAGAATTTGGAGATAAGAGGGTGTAGGAATCTGGAATCAGTGTCAATGTCAGAGGCACCACACACTGCTCTTCAACATCTCTCCATATATGATTGTCCCGAATTAATGTCATTTGCAGGAGAAGGACTTGCTGCACCCAACTTGACTCATCTTCACGTCGCAGACTGCAGGAAGTTGGAGGCATTACCACGTGACATGAAGAGTCTACTCCCAAGTTTACACTCTCTCCAGATATATGGGTTCCCAAATATTTGCAGGTTGCCAAAGGGTGGTTTGCCGCCTAACTTGAAAGAACTTGGTGTGGGAGGTTGCGAGGAACAACTGAGGGATCTATCATGGATGGCCAACTTGCACGCCCTCACTCATCTCACCATTAATGGTTATGACTGCGACAACATAAAGTCATACCCAGAGGTGGGTTCGCTGCCTCACCTTCCCTCCCTTACCACTCTCAAGGTATGCTGGTTCAAGAATCTGGAGACATTGGACTGCAACGAGCTTCTCCGCCTCACCTCCCTTCAACAATTGCACATTTCATTGTGCCTGAAGCTGCAGAATATGGAAGGAGAAAAGCTGCCTCCCTCTCTCTTGCTACTTCAAATTaaacagtgtcctttgctggaagaACACTGCAAGAACAAGCATCAACTAATCTGGCCCAAAATTTCCCACATACCCACCATTAAAGTCAATCGCAAGAAAATTTCCTGAATAGAGATTTCTGAGCAGGTAATTCTCTAATCTTCATGATTCACACATGCTACCACAATTAAATTCACACATGCACATGTGATACTTCTTAACACTcatatttttcaataaaattgcATCTACAGAGGAACATAAGAATTAATTACcatgaaataaaaattgaaagacAATTAATATCTTTTTTCGTGTATCCAGCACTTAAGAATTTCTTCAGATATATTAAACAATTGGATGAATCAAATTTACTGTTTTTATAGTCCTCTGCATGTAGCTTCTACCAGGTACAAGTGCCCAGATGGCTAAGATTTCAGCACATAATCTTTATATAAAACAAACCATACTTACATTACCTTCATTCAATCATAAGAACTGATTTCTGTTTTAGCTTCTGGTAGGTATAGTTACTCTATTCctctctgcaatttacttcaggTTGGAGAATATGGCAGGAGAAAAGCTTCCGTTTTCTGTTACTATTTCAAATTCAACACTGTCCTTTGCCCGGCAAAGAAGAAGAGTTGCAGCTCAACTCTTTATGAAGGTAACATAAACTTGATGGATCTAGAGGCATTGATCTTTGAAGCTGCTCTATCTCATATCATTTCCTATGAATACCAACTAAAATAGATTTTCCAGGGGCATCAAGAAATAGATAACTGCTATGGTCGAGGATTTGCTTTCTTTATGGATTCAACTTTCAACCATTAAAATGTGCATTAGGCAGCTTCTGTGGCAATTGCAACATGGTGAGCATGTAAGTACTTTTGTAAAATTTTGCATTGCGGTATTATTATTTTGTGTCAATCTTTTCTCAAGCTAAATTTATCCCTTTCGGTTCTGCTTTTGAAGCTAAAAAGGAGTGGTACATCATTGTGTATTTATCTAGCAGGTTATGATCATTTTCCTTTGTGTGAGGCCCAAGCAAACAGTTTTTTTTGGAGAGTCCCTCTACATCCCAATTAGTGTGTTAACATGAACAAATGAATGATCGGATGGTTAATTCTTTTCTGGTTTACCTAGAGTTCTTCATTCATAGTCCTTCAACTTTGAGGTGTGATTGCAATCCGAGCGCTCTAGCCAAAGGGTTTGTAAGCAACGGCCGTCTATTGTATCTACTGTACCTGGAGTTCTGCATGTATGCTTAGTAGTGGTTGTAAGTTTTGAGACTTGTTTGAAGCTTTGATTTGGAAAATAGTGAAAATTTTTACCTTCCCGTgggttttttttttatctctcacATTGAGAGGTTTTTTCCCACATTAAAATTTGGTGTTCTGTTGTTCTGTCTTCTCTTCAATTATTTGCTGGTATTGGTGCTTCCATATTATGCCTTTGACAGGTTTAGTTTATTCCCACCATGAATGATCATTTTACAATGTTAAACATCTTGCCTATAAATTATATTGAGGTGCATTCTATATAACTAGTAGCTTAATGTTTCCAAATTCCAAATGTGCACACAAGTAGGGGACATAAAGGTTTGGAGTCTAGCTTGGTTCAATATACCATGTACCTTTCATTTTGtctgctttctctctctctctctcttggcaTGCACACAACAACTTGTCGCTTAGAAAAAAGAGAAAGCTGTGAAAAGAATACTTTAGAAAATAGAATAGCACTTGATATACTATAGGCATACACAAGACCAGACATCCTTCAGTAGATAGCAACAGTAAGTAATTAAAAAGTGAAAAAAGTAATGAATCTGAACTCCAAAATATATAACATTGCATGATCAATTCAGTTGTTTGGGGGAAAAAAGAAGCTGAAAAGAAAATTGATTATTTTCTTCATTAGTTTTGCACTATCATATTGTCACATGTCTTGTATTTTTATAATGGTGCCTTTCTGGAAAGTTCAATCGGTTTAATGTTTTTGAGAAGAAGATAATAGTTAAATCCAAcaattcaaaaaaagaaaaaggtccaaatCATCATGAATGCCTCACATATGCTGAAACCTTCCTCAAGTTAGGAGAACCACAGTTATTTTGGAACATTTATCTTTCATACAGAAGCAATTCCAATATGAAAGTTCTTATGCTATGTTACAAGTAGCGTTTCTTTTACTAGTAAATCATCATAAGAGCGTTACTGATGCTGTACTTAAACCATAGTAGAATCTCCCAATTATAATCCAAGAAAAAATATCTTATGAGAAAGTTTGAACCTTCCTCAACTTGCAATTTTTTACTTCTTTCATGGAATTAAAAGCACTATTATGAGTGACAAAGAAACTAGCATTAAGCATCCATTACCAACATTTTAAGCACCTACAATCAACTCTGTTACATCACAAATTCATTTCATTGCATGCATTATTtccttttattaaaaataattattttaggagtcttttttttatattttttttctttgtattttaTCTACTCAAAAATTTCCCCCTCCCCATTACCCTGCGTTCTAACCCCCTATGtaccaaaaaacaaaaatatttagtaaCTAATATGTTATATACCATAACTACTTCTATTTGATGCATTTGAGAGATATTAGTATAATATTACTATTGAACCTGTTCCTGTAACATAATTGAAACTCTTCACAAGATGCAATTGTGTTGCATCCATCAAAGTAGAATCAAGCACAAAGTTAGTGTGAGCCAGCTAACAATTTTGGAGCACCACTCAATCAAAAAGGGAATACAGTGAATAAAGATGAATTATTTGAAGCAGCAACTCTTTTTCAACTCACATATACCATATCTTATTTATTAAGTTGTCCTACAAATTAAAGGCAAAACTGAAAATTATGTTGCATGACACTTCCAAATTGCACAGTAACAATCATACACATAAAATTAGTAAAGAGTCAGCAAGGAAGTCCCACTAACGGCACCTACTTTTTGTTAGGCCCCTCAGATCCTGTTTACTCAGTTATCTTTGTCTTGTTGCTAAAATTATTGACAGCCACTTCTTCACTATAAGCTTTGATAGACCAATACACAGTTCGGTTTCAAAGCTTGAAAGCATTGCATTTTTCACTCTCCTTCCCATCTGAAATTTCTGATCACTTGTTGAGATCATATCATGGCTGCTGCACTTGTTGGTGGAGCTTTCCTCTCTGGCTTCATTAACGTTCTCTTTGACAGGTTCCTTAAAACTGATACTGTCAACAaggtcttgggaaagaagcttgGCCCTGACTTGGTTGAAAGGCTGAAGACTGCTCTGTTGGGTGCTGAAGGTCTTGTTGCTGATGCTGAGATGAAGCAGTTCGGTAATCCATCTGTGAGGAAGAGGCTTGATAGTCTCCGGGATGCTGTTTACTGTGCTGAGGACTTGCTGGACACTGTCCTCACCAAAGCCGCCACTCAAAAGAAGATAAGTTCTACCTTTTTCATTAGCATCTTTATCAACCGAGATAGGGACATGGTAGACAAGATGGAAGGGGTGGTTGGAAGAATAGAGGATCTTGGAAAACAAAAAGATTTCCTTGGTCTTGAAAAGGTTTCCACTAGTAGCTCATCATGGAGGACTCCATCCACTTCTCTTGTAAGAGGGAATGTGTATGGCACAGAGGATGACAGGAAGGCCTTAATCAAGATGCTGAATGACAACAGTGAGCATCAGTTGTCTGTGATTGCCATTGTTGGCATAGGTGGGGTTGGTAAAACAACATTAGCCCAATGGGTATACAACAACCAGGAGGAGTTCATGAAGGGATTTGATCCTAAAGCATGGGTTTGTGTTTCAGAAAATTTTGATATTGTTGAGACTACAAGAGTCATAAAGGGGATCCTTGGACATACTTGCAGTCTCGATGATTTCAATTCATTTCAACATgctttgaaagaaaaattgttgaATAAGAAGTTCTTTATTGTTCTGGATGATGTTTGGAGTGACGATGGTGACAGATGGAGTAATTTTATGACTCCTTTTCAATACGGGAAGAAGGGAAGTGTTGTTCTTCTTACTACTCGTGGGAATAATGTTGCTTTAGCAGTTCAAAACTGTCGCCCTTATTTTCTCAATGGTTTGTCAGAAGACTATTGTTGGTCAGTATTTGCAGACAATGCATCTTTTCCACAATCTAATGGGAATGCAGCACTTGAAGGAGTTGGTAGAGAGATTGTCAAGAAGTGTGGTGGCTTGCCATTAGCTGCAGAAACGCTTGGACGCCTGTTACGTACAAAGCATGATGTTAAGGAATGGAACAAGATATTAATAAGTGATATTTGGGCATTTTCTGTGAAGAATAGTAAGATTATCCCTGCATTATTGATAAGTTACTTCCAtctttctccacacttaaaacgttgttttgtttattgctctTTACATCCCAAAGATTATCGATTCATGAAATATGAATTAATCTTGTTGTGGATGGCAGAAGATTTTTTACCACCACCAAAGAGAGGAGAGACTTTAGAAGAAGTTGGTTGGGAATGTTTTAATG from Arachis ipaensis cultivar K30076 chromosome B02, Araip1.1, whole genome shotgun sequence harbors:
- the LOC107622173 gene encoding putative disease resistance RPP13-like protein 1 → MAAALVGGAFLSGFINVLFDRFLKTDTVNKVLGKKLGPDLVERLKTALLGAEGLVADAEMKQFGNPSVRKRLDSLRDAVYCAEDLLDTVLTKAATQKKISSTFFISIFINRDRDMVDKMEGVVGRIEDLGKQKDFLGLEKVSTSSSSWRTPSTSLVRGNVYGTEDDRKALIKMLNDNSEHQLSVIAIVGIGGVGKTTLAQWVYNNQEEFMKGFDPKAWVCVSENFDIVETTRVIKGILGHTCSLDDFNSFQHALKEKLLNKKFFIVLDDVWSDDGDRWSNFMTPFQYGKKGSVVLLTTRGNNVALAVQNCRPYFLNGLSEDYCWSVFADNASFPQSNGNAALEGVGREIVKKCGGLPLAAETLGRLLRTKHDVKEWNKILISDIWAFSVKNSKIIPALLISYFHLSPHLKRCFVYCSLHPKDYRFMKYELILLWMAEDFLPPPKRGETLEEVGWECFNELTSRLFFTKIQDGDDYFVMHNLLHDLAIFLAGDFYCNSEEFCEEEEIRIQIRHLCVNLRCCSSKLYNSISTDRWIW
- the LOC107626576 gene encoding putative disease resistance protein At3g14460 isoform X5, whose translation is MAGALVGGAFLSGFINVVFDRFLTMDAVNLVLGKKLGPDLVQRLKTALLGAEGLVADAEMKQFGNPSVRKWLDNLRDAVYCAEDLLDTVLTKVATRKEESSSWSLSFFINRDRDDMVDKMEGVVRRIEDLGRQKDFLGLEKIPTGSSSWRTPSTSLVRGNVYGREDDQKALVQMLNDNNEYHLSVIAIVGIGGVGKTTLAQWLYNNAELMEGFDLKAWVCVSEKFEVVETTRNVIKQIHGGTCSLDDFNSLHNALKEELSNKKFFIVLDDVWSDDGDKWSNFMTPFQQNGNKGSIVLLTTREENVASAVQNCRPYFLKKLSEDYCWSVFAENASFPQSNGRAALEEIGRKIVKKCDGLPLAAETLGRLLRTKHDVEEWNKILMSDIWGFSVEKSKIIPALLISYLHLPPYLKRCFVYCALYPKDYEFGTDELILLWMTEDLLPPPKRGESLEEVGCECFDELTSRLFFTKSELFDEYFVMHDLLHDLAIFLAGDFYCNSEEFGKEEIKIHTRHLFVNLSHCSSKLYNSISKVESLRTLLLFGDFSSPNFNIEAATCEILSKCKYLRVLSFRKLDEVPNLIGELIHLRYLDLSWTDIKTLPESLCNLCNLQTLMLYACSKLTTLPSGLHNLVSLRHLDIRNTSLEEMPRKMSKLNQLHVLSSFVVGKHEDNGIEELGGLVNLHGSVEIKKLENIVDVNEAKRAKIMDMKHIDELCLQWSSGDDLVLSTQKERDILDNLQPQNGLKELEIKGYKGTIFPDWLGNCSYENMTRVSLKSCKNCCMLPSLGQLPSLKSLSIEGLDQLRSIGEEFYKNEGAHHSSRIAPFPSLESLEFDNMACWEVWHVSESENFPQLRKLEITNCRMLKEGMRNEVFFRIISSLSDVSKVRKLRIGNDVIERHNDAMYLDGDSLSIRGSESVEESALKAMISINHLRCLHEIHILNCRILEFPQLQQHKYDLVELKIQDSCDSLTSLWLDVFPNLKNLEIRGCRNLESVSMSEAPHTALQHLSIYDCPELMSFAGEGLAAPNLTHLHVADCRKLEALPRDMKSLLPSLHSLQIYGFPNICRLPKGGLPPNLKELGVGGCEEQLRDLSWMANLHALTHLTINGYDCDNIKSYPEVGSLPHLPSLTTLKVCWFKNLETLDCNELLRLTSLQQLHISLCLKLQNMEGEKLPPSLLLLQIKQCPLLEEHCKNKHQLIWPKISHIPTIKVNRKKIS